The Chitinophaga parva genomic sequence CGGCTTGTGTAACCGGCTGGCCGGTGGCGGCCTCCATTTCTTCCCGCAGCCGGAGGAACAGCAGGGAAATGATGGCCGCTGGATGATATAATTTATCGTCCGCCAGGAAATTGGCATGCCCGGCGGCATCTGCTTTTAAGGGGAAAGTGAACCAGTTTGCTTCCGCGCCCAGGGCTTTAAAATCAGCTCCCAGCAGCCTTTTGATGTGCGACAGTGTACGGGCTGGATGCTGTGCGGCTTCCGCCAGTGCGGCTACACCGGCTACGGCAGGTCCGCGCTCAGGAATATATACAACGGAAGGCATCACCGTAGGAACACACACGGGAGGCCCGTTTTTCTGGAGGATAGCGGCCCGGCAGAAAGCGTTGCCAAAATCAATGGCCATAATACCGGATGACTGGGACTGTTGCATAAAAAGGTAAGTTTACTAAAATGGAACAAATGCCTTGCTTCAACTCAGCTGCGTAGAATGGTGCAGGGCCGTGGAACGATCATCAAACTTTACACCAACACAAATGGGTTGGGTCTATTAATTTACAATAAAAAACTGGTATAGCGGCTGCAGTCTGATATGTACAACAGAGAATTAACAAATTGAAACCGGGAAATTCCTTTGGGGCTTATCATAGAAGCCTGCCCATTATTCCTTAGGTTTGCACAAATTTGAAAAAGAAATGAATCTGATAGAAGAACTGCGCTGGCGGGGCATGCTGCAAGACATCATGCCTGGTACCGAGGAGCAGTTGCAAAAGGAAATGACCAGCGGTTATATTGGTTTTGACCCCACGGCAGATTCCCTGCACATCGGCAGCCTGGTGCCTATTCTCCTGTTAGTGCACCTGCAGAGGGCGGGGCACAAGCCCATTGCCCTGGTAGGCGGCGCCACCGGTATGGTGGGCGACCCCTCATTCAAAGCGGAAGAGCGCAAAATGCTGGACGAAGCCACCCTGGCCCATAACCTGGCCGGCATCCGCGCCCAGCTGGAACGTTTCCTGGATTTTGACGTTTCCAGGCCCAATGCGGCAGAGATCGTGAACAATTACGACTGGTTCCGGAACTTCACTTTCCTGGATTTTATCCGCGAGGTGGGTAAGCATATCACCGTGAATTATATGATGGCAAAGGATTCCGTGCGGAAACGCCTGGAGGGCGACAATGGCATGTCCTTTACCGAATTTACCTACCAACTGATCCAGGGGCACGACTTCTACCACCTGTTTTCCCATAAGAACGTGAAGCTGCAAATGGGCGGCTCCGACCAGTGGGGTAATATTGTGACCGGCACGGAACTGATCCGCCGCCGCACAGCTGGTGCGGGGGAAGCATTTGCCTTCACCTGCAAGCTGCTTACAAAATCAGACGGCTCCAAGTTTGGCAAATCTGAAGGCGGCAATGTGTGGCTGGACCGCAACAAAACCTCCCCATATAAATTCTACCAGTTCTGGCTGAATGTAACAGACGAGGACGCGGCCCGCTTCATCAAGATCTTCACTTTCCTGGATGAAGCCACCATCAGCGATATGATCACCCGACACGCGGAAGCGCCCCACCAGCGCCTGTTGCAGAAGGAACTGGCCAAACAGGTCACCGTGTTTGTGCATGGAGAAGGTGACTATGAATTTGCAGTGAAAGCCAGTGAAATGCTGTTTGGCAACAATACCGCTGAACTGCTCAATAGCCTGGACGAAGCGCAGCTGCTGGAGGTACTGGAAGGTGTGGAGCAGGTAAAAGTGGCCCGCGCAGACCTGGGTAAAGACATTGTAAGTTTTGCGGCGGATAGCGGCATTTTTCCCAGCAAAGGAGAAGCGCGCAAGATGGTGCAGAACGGAGGCGTGAGCATCAATAAACAGAAGGTGGAGGCCATTGAGACCACCGTTACGGAAGCGCACTTGTTAAATGGTAAATACATACTTGTACAAAAAGGGAAACGCAATTATTACCTCGTAGTGGTAGCGTAATAATATTTAAAATACAAAACATATGAGCGGTTGCCGAAGGCAGCCGCTTTTTTATTTAAATATTTTAACATGTATACTTTTTAATCCTAACTGGATAGGTTCTTAAACGGCTATTCTCAATAAAAACGTGGGAAGACGTCCTGTTCATAGGAATTCCAGTCATTTCCCAATAAACATTGTGATAAAATATATATCTATTAATTTGCTTTGACCATTCACCAATTAGACCCGGCTCATTATTTTCGCACTTTATTACTTCCCCTGTATGTGAGCATTTATTAATGATTTCGTAACGATCGAAACGACATTTTTCAACCAAATCGGGAATATATTTGCCGCCGCTTAGCTGTTAAAGAAAAGTTAAAGCAAAGCAATATTAACAGAACAGAATGCGACTAATCTAAATCACTGGTCACTCCGCGGGTGATCAGTCCAGTATTTTTTCGGCCACATTTATCAGGACAACAAAACACATTTTTCTGCACCCCAGGCGCGGGTTTCCGTTTTTCATTAACACACAATACAGCTCACAAAACATCTGTCACTACACAGTTTACTTATGAAGCGATTTCTAATCTACGGGATCTTATTCATGATGACCCTTCTTGCTGCCGTTCCCGCAGCCTTTGCACAGGGGGTTACCACCGCGTCCTTCAGTGGCGTGATCCGTGATACCAAAGGCGGCGCCATTCCGGGTGCTACCGTTGTTGTTACCCACGAGCCTACCGGTACCAAATACAACACCATTTCCCGCGCGGACGGCCGTTTCAACATCCCCGATGTACGCGTAGGTGGCCCGTACAGCATTAAGATCACTTACATTGGTTACCAGGATTTTTCCCAACAAAACATTACCACCTCCATCGGTGAAGACTATAAAGTGAATACCAAACTGGAAGAGGCGTCCACCGCGCTGAAAGAGCTGGTGGTGACCGGCAAGCAGGATAAGGTAATGAATACCAGCCGCACCGGCGCCCGCGAAACGGTGACCCGCGCGCAGATAGACCAGCTGCCTACCCTCAACCGCTCCCTGCAGGATTTCACCAAACTGACACCTTCCGCAAATGGGCTGAACTTTGGTGGCCGCAGCAACCTGTATAACAATATCACCGTGGATGGTGCGCTGTTCAACAACTCGTTTGGCCTGTCCGGCACCCTGGGCGGCCAGACCAGCTCCCAGCCTATCTCCCTGGACGCTATTGACCAGATCCAGGTGGACCTGGCACCGTTTGACGTACGGCAGGGCTTCTTCACCGGCGCAGGTGTAAACTCCGTGGTGAAATCCGGTACCAACGATTTCAAAGGTTCCGTTTACACTTACATCCGCAGCACCGGCCTTACCGGCTATAATGCAGGTGGTACTAAGGTGAACAAGGTGCCCTTCGATTACAACACCCGTGGTGCCAGCATTGGTGGCCCTATCATCAAAAACAAACTGTTCTTCTTTGTATCCGGTGAGCAGGAACGCATCAGCAACGTGCCCACCACCTATGTAGCGGGCCGCAGCGGCGCCTCCGGCAACGTATCGCAGGTACAGGCTACCACACTGGACTCCCTGAGCCAGTTCCTCCAGAAGAACTATGGCTATAATCCCGGCGCTTACGAAAACTACAACTACAAAACACAGAGCGACAAGCTGACCGTGAAACTGGATTGGAACCTGAACCAGAAGAACACTTTCAGCCTGAAATATTTCTACTTCAAATCGTTCAAGGATCAACCGGCGTCTAACTCCGGCATTACCAACAGCAAGGTGGGGTACGGTACCTCCCGTGCCCCCGGCCTGTCTACCCTGCCGTTCTTCGGTTCCGGCTATCGCATCAACAATAACTTCAACATCGTGATCGGTGAGCTGAACACCCGCTTCTCTAACAGCGTGCACAATAAGCTGACCGTTGGTTATTCTGCCCTGCGCGACTTCCGCTCTTCCCTGGGTAATAAAGAGGTGCCCATGGTAGATATTGGCAACGGTACTTACGATCCGGTGTCTGGCAAGAAAACCAATGCCACCGCTACCCTCACCAGCTTTGGCTATGAACTGTATACTGCCGGCAATAAGCTGAATACAAACACCTTCCAGTTCTCCGATGACGTGACCTGGTATGCCGGTAAGAATGAATTTGTAGTAGGTACTTCCAACCAGGTGAATAGCTACCTGAACGGTTTTGCACCGGATTACAATGGTCTGTACACTTTCAACTCGCCGCAGGAATTTATGCTGGGTATGCCCGCTATGGCATATACCTACCGCAACTCCGTGAAAGGTGCTTTCCCTTATGCGAAGATCTCTTCTACTAACCTGAGTGTTTACATCCAGGATAAATACAGCGTTACCGATAACTTTAAGCTGACTGCTGGTATCCGTGCTGACTACGCCATTTTCCCCACTACACTGGATGAAAACCCCGCGGTAGCTGCACTGAAATTCGACCAGGGCCTTACCGGTATTGATGTTTCCAAACTGCCGAAAAGCAATGTACTGATCTCTCCGCGTGTTGGTTTCAACTGGGATGTGGATGGTAAGCACAACACCCAGGTACGTGGTGGTGCTGGCCTGTTCAGCGGCGTGGTACCTTACGTGTGGATCTCCAACCAGGCTTCCAACACCGGTACCCTGTTTAGCTCCGGTACGGTTACGTATGCAGCTACCCCTGCAGACAACCGCCTGATCTTTAATGCAGACGTAAACCACAACCGCCCCACCGGCCCTATCGCTGCTAACACCTCTTATGAGGTGGACGTTGCTTCCCGCGATTTCAAATACCCGCAGGTGGCCCGCTTTAACGCTGCGGTAGACCAGAAACTGCCCTGGGGTATTATCGGTACCATAGAAGCCGTATATACCAAGGACCTGCAGGCGGTTTACCACCAGAACATTGCACTGCCGGATACTTACACCACGCTGTC encodes the following:
- a CDS encoding TonB-dependent receptor, which gives rise to MKRFLIYGILFMMTLLAAVPAAFAQGVTTASFSGVIRDTKGGAIPGATVVVTHEPTGTKYNTISRADGRFNIPDVRVGGPYSIKITYIGYQDFSQQNITTSIGEDYKVNTKLEEASTALKELVVTGKQDKVMNTSRTGARETVTRAQIDQLPTLNRSLQDFTKLTPSANGLNFGGRSNLYNNITVDGALFNNSFGLSGTLGGQTSSQPISLDAIDQIQVDLAPFDVRQGFFTGAGVNSVVKSGTNDFKGSVYTYIRSTGLTGYNAGGTKVNKVPFDYNTRGASIGGPIIKNKLFFFVSGEQERISNVPTTYVAGRSGASGNVSQVQATTLDSLSQFLQKNYGYNPGAYENYNYKTQSDKLTVKLDWNLNQKNTFSLKYFYFKSFKDQPASNSGITNSKVGYGTSRAPGLSTLPFFGSGYRINNNFNIVIGELNTRFSNSVHNKLTVGYSALRDFRSSLGNKEVPMVDIGNGTYDPVSGKKTNATATLTSFGYELYTAGNKLNTNTFQFSDDVTWYAGKNEFVVGTSNQVNSYLNGFAPDYNGLYTFNSPQEFMLGMPAMAYTYRNSVKGAFPYAKISSTNLSVYIQDKYSVTDNFKLTAGIRADYAIFPTTLDENPAVAALKFDQGLTGIDVSKLPKSNVLISPRVGFNWDVDGKHNTQVRGGAGLFSGVVPYVWISNQASNTGTLFSSGTVTYAATPADNRLIFNADVNHNRPTGPIAANTSYEVDVASRDFKYPQVARFNAAVDQKLPWGIIGTIEAVYTKDLQAVYHQNIALPDTYTTLSGPEGQIRYTSNTLFPSVNGGLGNTITNPNINNAIYMRNTKKGYAYFGTIQLQKNFQGGFYANVAYTYSQAKDVNDGGSTASTIWSTRPIVGNPNANVLGNASYIQPHRVIASFSYRKEYAKNFATSAGLVWEMANNGAVSYITSGDPNGDGGTNDLMYIPKAKGDITLVPDANANPASADEQWNQLDNFIKQDKYLSKHRGQFAQRNAVILPYFKRADLNITQDFYLKQANGRRHTLRVTLDIINVGNLLNHNWGLYDYTYNGFNSGTISLMKFEGVVADGKGGQQATYNFPLANVKAGTPNTYSFKTNPDQISRWQGQIGIRYIFN
- the tyrS gene encoding tyrosine--tRNA ligase — protein: MNLIEELRWRGMLQDIMPGTEEQLQKEMTSGYIGFDPTADSLHIGSLVPILLLVHLQRAGHKPIALVGGATGMVGDPSFKAEERKMLDEATLAHNLAGIRAQLERFLDFDVSRPNAAEIVNNYDWFRNFTFLDFIREVGKHITVNYMMAKDSVRKRLEGDNGMSFTEFTYQLIQGHDFYHLFSHKNVKLQMGGSDQWGNIVTGTELIRRRTAGAGEAFAFTCKLLTKSDGSKFGKSEGGNVWLDRNKTSPYKFYQFWLNVTDEDAARFIKIFTFLDEATISDMITRHAEAPHQRLLQKELAKQVTVFVHGEGDYEFAVKASEMLFGNNTAELLNSLDEAQLLEVLEGVEQVKVARADLGKDIVSFAADSGIFPSKGEARKMVQNGGVSINKQKVEAIETTVTEAHLLNGKYILVQKGKRNYYLVVVA